TGTGTAGTATGTAGCATCAAAATCAGCTACGAGTAACATTAACGGTGAGCTAGTTGGCGGATGTATTTTAACGTTATAATATCGTTTAACCAACTTACGTTAACAGCGTAGTGAGATGTTTCTGAACATACTGGCATCAAATGCTTAGTTAACCTATTAAGCCTCTAACCTACGCAGCACTATATCGTTTTACTGTCgaatattttacatataaaataagatAACTTTTAGTTATCAAGCAGGAAACCGTTTTGAAATGTGCCGTTATTTTCTGTGTGGACACAAAATAACTGATGTACCGATATTAACGGGCAGCATAGGTCATTTTAGTGACACCAGTTACTTGATAATTAACGGGGGTATGTAAGGTAAGTTGATACAATGCTATATCCGTGCACACTAGTGTTGTTGTTAACACACGGTGCTGTTAGTGTTGTGTAGCTGAACAGTATTAACATGTTTTCAGGTTAGCAGCAAGCTAGCGGGCCGTTGTCAGCCAGGACCCAGAaaagcagcatcatcatcaatgGTGTGTCTACATCCCGGAGCCGTCACATTTTCCTGTGTACGCTCAATGAACCATCTCCTCAGCTCACATCACAGTGAgtatttttacacattaataTCTCTTATCACAGTTCATGTaaatcagcatcagcatcagccacagccatctctctctctctctctctctctctcaggctgCATATGTATGGCGTTTGCGAGGCTTGGAGGGGAGTTTTGCCAAGCCCAGCACCTGCTGCTTATTGTGGACAAGTGAACAGGAGACACCAGCTAGGCTCAAACActgccattcacacacacaggtgggTAGCATGAAAAGCAGGTGGTGGATTTTGTGTGTTTACCATGagtgtaagggttaaacagaTTAACAAGAAGTAATGGGATACACAGAATTAAGGACATGCATATAGGCTATACATTAAATTAAGAAGaatgtgtttaattattgaattattgttattactttgtttaatttatttaatattggataataaataaatcttcatgtgtaaaattgtTTATTCAGATCATTCCAGCAGATAAAGAAAATTCCAGCAGATAAAAATACTCTTTTTATAATAAAGTAAGCAAAACCTGACGTGAAAGTGGTGAAGAAACTACTGACTGTCTGTGTCCTCATAGGTCCTTACTGCCATCCTGTTGAACCCATATGAAGACAAGCCAACGTTCAGTCTGTCACCTATTCTGGGGAGTAGGGGAGGATTTGTTTTTATCCCAGGAGTcactgtctcctctctgctcttctcctttcctgccttttctccttcttcttcttcttcttcctctctgactcGCACAAGTCTTCTCTGAATGGGCTAACAGATttgaaagaagggaaggacagatcttttttctgtcttctttttttttccttcttcaggATTTTAGGTGTATTCTTTCCAGTCTTCCTGACCCCAATCTGTTTTCGTTTTGTTTTTAACCAAGCCAATTTTAGTTATTTAATTGCCAAGAAAAATTCAGATTTTTACCCTCAGTTTCTTCcccaaaacatttattttgtcttttctaGTCCGACTACTTTTATGTCACCAAAGTAATACACTTTTACATTCTTTGCTTACATGTGATGCTCAAGCATTAGTTAGTCAAATTATTTGTTTAGTAGTTTACAATTTTAATACCGAAGTTACTTTTCTTTTAGTGAAAAcattctttttctgtcttgtttttgttcaaaCCATCGGACAGTCTTTACTTGAACACATTTGAATAGCCTGTCTGTTACTCCATTCTCTGAAGCACAGTACCTTTGctggtctttttttctctcttaacaAACTCTTGTGGGTCTAAAAATGAACCGACCGGCTCCAGTGGAGATCTCTTATGACTGTTTGAGATTCCTTATCACGCACAACCCTACCAATGCACAACTGGGAAGATTTATAGAGGTAGCAGCCTTTTTAATGATTCATTACTTGCATGTATTTTCTTTCACTCATAGAGGAAGCAAAAGCCGCATgttgtattaaaatgtatttgttttgttgtgtaggATTTGAAGGCATTTGGAGTCAACACCCTGGTGAGAGTGTGTGCTGCTACATATGACAAGACACCAGTGGAACAAGAAGGCATACAAGTTCTGGTGTGTGATGCTTATACATTATTCAGTGTGCCATTGAAGCATTACAGACTACAATCTGTGACTCAGCAGTACGATTTGGCCTTGGATGACATCTGAGTCATTAAAAGATTAAGTATACTTACAATGAAGGGATGATTAAAACTGAAGCGTTTTTGTTCAGCATGTGAGATGGACAGCTAAAATACGCAGCTCAAACACATCTTCCTTTTTACCGTTCTGTCAGTTCATCTGTCTAATACAAAACCGCTCATGTTCATGTTTCCATAAACATATACATCCTCCTTCCAGGATTGGCCATTTGATGATGGCTCAGCACCCCCAGATCAGGTGGTTGATGATTGGCTGAATATGCTGCAGACAAAGTTTCGGAATGAGCCTGGCTGCTGTGTGGCTGTGCACTGTGTTGCTGGACTAGGACGGTTAGTATGCAGTagacacatagactgtatataagaaatggatgtaacatccgtgacgtcacccattggtttgtgaactgctgctcggaagccaatagtatcgaatctaggcagcgccatcttgaaaatttcaggtgcatgccgggaaaaaaaaacccacggattctacttatatgggtatgaggcggagtcatggacggacgtatgggcgggaccaacggcggagcggggaggctgcgattggttgcgagggctggatgtcaaggacattggtcaatcaacctgtcaatcacaatgtagccacgtagcctgctttatcatcaaatataaaatcagggaggccaaaatttcacaaatgaacatcatactgcattgaagaaggttttaaactagcgattgagaccataaacacattttgaaaacgtttactgaggttagaaaattctccattgacttgtatagagccggaagtcttttgaacacaaaacggtcgccccctggtggccttttgatagaatgcagctctaagttacttctgcattggcttcttttcagaggacaggaactccccgcctgagtaGACACAGGATTCACCATATTGTGTTGAATGTGGATATCCTGACATGTTACATTAACAGTCACCAAAGTCAGCTTTTTATAAGTTATTCTTTTCAGATGCTATGATATAGTATACAGGTGTTTAAACCAGGAGGGTTACAGAATAATAAGTACTGTTGTACTAGATtttcaaaacacacaataccagttcattatttttattgttgattaatctgttgatgtTATCTTGGTAAATTGTTTGGTCAAAAGTGGTCAAAGATGTCCATCAcagtttcccaaagcccaagatgtaccaaaaatgtctttatttgtcCTGACAAACCCAAATGTAAACAGTTCACTATCATAGTagactaaataaaccagaagATGACgtaagaagctgaaaccagaggagaaaaaaagtgactcAGCATGATGAGTCATTTCCCAgaatagttggtgattaattttcTATCAATCATCTAAATAATGCAGCTCTGAATACCAGCTGCTGACACTcggctttgattgacagttaCATCACTGTGTTAAATTTGGGATTAACGTCATAAAGAGGAAAACTGAGCCAGAAGTAGCAACACCTGTGTAGAAGACTATAAAACTTTTTTGTCCACCGGCCAATGGTTAGTGAGTGTCAAAATTGACCCCAGATTCCAGTGTTTATTTGGCTAgtgagtgaagcaaatctaACTGCCACTACTAAACATGTGTTTTCATCTacatgttgtttgtgttcagAGCTCCTGTGTTGGTGGCCCTGGCTCTTATTGAGTGTGGGATGGAGTATGAGGATGCTGTTCACTTCATAAGACTGTGAGTACTAAACTCTCTTCTCCATTTCACTCTATTGTAGTTACAACTGCACAGTGTTTTCATGCTCCACGTTCAGTACAGTCCTTTAATTCATCACGTGTGTTTCATGTTGTCAGGAAGCGCCGTGGAGCCTTCAACTCCAAGCAACTGCTGTACCTGGAAAACTACAAACCTAAGCTGTGTTTGCGCTCCAAAGATGCCAACGGACAGAGCTGCTCCATACAGTAGTAATCAACAAAACCCCCTCACAATTTCATGGGAGACTTTCATcctttgatttttaaatgcaaaGCTGAAATGTGTAGGTGAATTGTTTTGATGAAGTGAAAGCTCACAAAATCTATTTAAAGCACTTGTTATTCTAGAAATTGGATCTCACTTGCAAAAATTCAGAAAATATGATAACACAGGATGTGAGTAGGTGTCACTCTGGATTGAGTTTCAACATGGTGGTGTTATTTCTGATTTTGCATCTAAAATGATCCTTTACAAAAGTGTATGTGTTAGAGGGTTTTATCTGTAACCTCACATTGTCTTTATATTAATATGtagcaaaaatacacacacacacacacatacattaaagGGAAATCCCACAGTCAGACCAAATTTATTTACTGTCACAATCACTGTGAAATCAGgtttaaactatttattttaaagattgtTTTTCTCAATTTACCGTCACAGTTGCAGCTATAAAAAAAGTCAGCTTTGTTCTGATTTGCAATTTTGAGATTAAAGATTGGACACAGCAAACATCAGTTCTGTGTTCATGGTAGatttcattttgtcatcattCATTCCTGTGATTTTAATTCGGTCTGCAGCTCGAGTCAAAgctacaacacaaaaaaaaacgctGAATACATAGTAGGAATATATAGTAGGCGGTCTCTCCTCACTGACCAAATCAATGTCCTGCTGCCAGAGTGTGGTGCAGATTATAAACAACTcagacaatattttaaaaatgtgttttaagaagtaaaaaaaacaaaaaagaaaatgtgtctaCAGTTTGATGCAAATGTGAAACATGCTTTATACCACAGTCTTATCTACCTGCTGTTTGTCCCAAACCAGAGTCATATAGGTGCACAGTCTGCTTCTCTAGAACAAACTCGTGTTGGCTGTAAATGTTTCACACTGTCACTCTTTCACAATGTCACAAAGGCAGGAAGGTGTGCTTTTAAGATCAGTTGGTGAATGTATTCATTAAGAAACACTTGGATATTTTTTGCTAGATTGTCCTATTGGCTGTTGAGGGTTAAAAAATCACAGAAAACCATCAATAAATGTTTACTTTATTGGTCCCAATGCTTCTATTTCAAACTACGTAATGTTAAGCTCTAATTAACATGTGGTTTGAGTGGTAGCATACACGAATGTATTTGATATTAATCCCTCTGTTGAGGAAGTTGAACGATGGTGGGCTCAATGCAAACACATGAGCATACTATTAAAGAGtagaagttaaaaaataaatgaactaaCGGGGCAATCTACAAAATACTATCCTGTGTTCCTATCACAACAGCATCAATGGATCAGGACTGTGGAGCTGACATGCCACAGTTCTGTTCAGTCTCTGGCTCCGTACCTACCAAGCTAGCTGTCTGGTCAGCCGCCGTGTTTGTAAGACGCTGTTGGTCTTTGTgatgttattttctgtattattttttccccctgtatcttttattcttatttatttattgattccactgtgtttctttgtgaGATGTCTTGTCTgccaggggaaaaaaagctgttaGTGTCCTCTTGAAAATTAAAGTGTTTAGTACTGTAACTGCCTTTTCTTTATtagtgcgtgtgtttgtgtgaggacATCTCTTATCATCATGAAAAACCTGGACTTCTATATATCTACTACATTGTAAGTCTATGTTAAACTGCCAGCCTGGTATCTACAGTACAACAGTTTGAGATCTCAGTGATGTGACTACATGTGAGGCTGTAACTGTAACATAGTCTGACCTGCCCTTggtaaactgtgtgtgtgtcacagaaaGAGATCGCTTGCCTCTGGCTGTTTTGATGCTGTGTGAATGGccagtgaatgtgtgtggcCGTCGGGGTGGAATCACAGCATCACATGGAGCCAATGGATGATTCATGGCTGATTGGTTGTATTGACTGacctcactaacacacacacacgcacaagaACTGAACAGTGAACAAAAGCAATGCAGTGGATGATGACGACTACGTACATTAAATGTCCACAAATTGGGTTAGAGACTATTGTGTGTTTTCAAGGCAATTTGGGAGAAAATCGAAAAgtagaaaatacaataaactgTGCCCTTATATGTGAGCCTTTTGAGTTGTTGGGGTcattccagttttatgttgtctATTGAGACTAACAAAACAACCTCTAAAATGCTTTTTCATGTGTATATTCTAAAAGTACAAATGAGAAGGTGTCAATGTGGTAAATGGGAATTGGGAGCAGAAAATTCTTGCAACTAGTTTTAGCAAACAGTCATCAGCCTATAATTTGTTAGCTTGGTAATTAGATGACACCACAAACTTTAATGCCAAGGTCAAACCACTTTACACTGACCATTTAtacacatattaaaataaagtatttgcACCTCTTATAAATTGTTTGCCAAGCTGGCAGTTCTATGAGAGGTCGAGTTCAAACTGAAGTG
This is a stretch of genomic DNA from Scomber japonicus isolate fScoJap1 chromosome 16, fScoJap1.pri, whole genome shotgun sequence. It encodes these proteins:
- the LOC128375524 gene encoding protein tyrosine phosphatase type IVA 2-like; this encodes MNRPAPVEISYDCLRFLITHNPTNAQLGRFIEDLKAFGVNTLVRVCAATYDKTPVEQEGIQVLDWPFDDGSAPPDQVVDDWLNMLQTKFRNEPGCCVAVHCVAGLGRAPVLVALALIECGMEYEDAVHFIRLKRRGAFNSKQLLYLENYKPKLCLRSKDANGQSCSIQ